CCTTGGGGGATACAtcagcagctgtgtggtgcttaaATGGCTGCCAAGGTTAAACCAGTGCATGGGTTCTGATGGGAAGATGTTTAGATAAACTGAGTGCTGACAAGGGGACCCAGAGAGGGGTTTGGCTCTCCTCCATGGGGATCTCCAGAAGGCTTCGGATGTGGAGTTGGGTGTCTCTGCTGGGGTAGGGATGGGTCAGAGATGCCCAGTGGCTCCTCCAGCACcgtgattctgattctgtgaattgTGTGAAATAGCTCCACATGTCCTGGCTGATCTCCTTAgtctgggaaaggaagaagtgggTGTTTAAATCTTTAAAGTCCTATTTGTATTTGTACTGACATTTCCCCACCTGGTGGCACTGCTTTTCCATGTAAGAGCTGATAGCTCCACTGTGCATCGTGCTGAAGGAACACTGTCAGTGTAAGAGCAGTGCGGTTGGACTATGCCTCTAGAGAAGCTCTATCTGCAATGGGAAGGGCAAAAAAAAGATCCTAGCCCCAGTCAGGTGTGGAACCAAAGGATGTGCATGGCTACCAAAAAGCCAAGCAAGTCTGACAGACTGGTCCAGCATCAAATCACAAGGCAGAGGCAGAGATGGGTTCACACACTTATGTTCACACACTTCTATCTGCTCCATAGCCTTGAAGCAGTCCATCCCTCTGTCCGCTTCTCCTTTATGTCCAATCCTTGTTCTCAGCTCCTTGAGACGTGCTGTTAATCAGGTTCCTgcctcagtgttttctcttAGACTAAGAGCCAGTACACAGCAAGGTGTCACCAGCCAACTTACAAAGAGCCTTGCTTAACACACTCTGCCCAAATTTCCACATGTTCTGGAGCAGGAGCCAGGCCCCGTGGCTTCATCTCTTGAGCTAAAATTGCTTCTTGATGGGCTTGCTTGCAATCAGCAGGCTCCTAATTTTCACTGTCAATGAGTGCATTTGTAGGCCAGTGGATTGACTGTAAGGGCCATCCTTTTACTGTCGTCTTTCAAGTGACGCCGCATTTTATGTTCAGGTGGGCCCTGGATGTCCATTTAAACTAACTCCCACTTTCAGCCTGTAAAATGAAGACTGTACTTATTTCCCCACCTCACAGGAACACGGTGAGGTTCAATTAGTTGACATCGTAATTGCCATGTCCAGCATCATACATGATCTGCCAGACAAGTTCACTGAGAACTTCATGTATGATGACCAGTGTTGGGGCTTTCTCATGAGTGAaggaatggggggaaaaaacccatTTGCACAGCTGTGGTGTTTTGATGCCTGATGGTCCCCAAAAATACTACATTTAATTTGGGAGCCCTTATGGCTGAAAACATCCCAGAGAGAAGGGCTCCAAGGGAAAGACGTTGATGAATCCCATAGGGCTAGGACAAACCTTTAGAGTTAGCCATGTCCCACTCAGCTCTTAGTGAAGTCAGCAGTCCCCATGACTTTGAGCATCACGGGGTGGGAATGGACCCAGCCAAAGTAGAATAGTTTTTTGTCATATCTTACCCTGCAGCAAAGGCAGGTCAAAGCCCTGGCTTAGAAGCAGGGCTATGTTGTGTGTTTCAAAGCCTGTGAGTGTTCTGAGAACGAAGGACTTTTCAGTCTGTGGAAGGAAGGGCAAGAGTAATCTGTGGCAAACTGTACAGTACATGTCTTCTTGTGGTGTTGCTGTTGGAATGGTTGTAAAGTTTTCAAATCACTCTGGACAGCTAATTAagttaattaatttatttagttTGTTGTCATttagttggttggttttttttaatgtaataggAAACAATTATTTATCCTGTAAATCAGTCTTGAGTGAAACCTAGATAATTccttgtggattttttttttccctgttaataAATATGGTACATGACTGATGTGAAGGTGATCTCGTTTTTTAAGTACTGTAtatgaagggaaaaagcaacaaaaaaataaaagaatgaaaataaaatgatgtctCTCGTTGCTGACTGCAGAGCAGGGTGGAAGGAGGAAACTGGATCAGTTTGAATTATGCAGCACTTGGAATCTTTCTAAACATTCTTCAGGTCATGAGTTGAGCTTCAAGAGGAGTCTGCGGAGGGTCTCTAACAATCCCCGTCGACATCCATCATATTGATGCTCTGCTGGCACCTGAATGGATTCTGGTGGCGCTGCCTGAGGATCGTTAAATATCGCACCATTTTGTCAAGTTCGGCGTCAATCCCATGGAGCAAGTCGTTAAGATCCATGTTGTCCACTTCATCCCACTCAGTTTCCGAGGAATCTGAGTCTGTATCTCCCGGTCCCTGGAAGTGAGAGAACATGGGCACAGTGAAAGGGATGCAGGCTCGTTTGGCAGAGCATCACCCTGCAGGGCTTTGATTGGCATGGAGCATTTCCAGCCTCTCAGGACTGCTCGGGGCAGCCCGTGGGGCTCACACCACCTCTGGCAGGCCCTGTGTTGTGTGGGGGTCTCTTACTGTGTGACAGCCCTGTGGGGAGAGCTAACGGATATCTGGGGGTCTGCTTTCCTTGGCTGTCTTCATATTTATGGTCTTTATGGTTCCTTGCTTCACAGCCACTGTACTCTCCTTACACAACGCAACTCGGCTGCTTACCTGTTCCCCAGTTCTTAatcttctccaaaggaaaaaggcattCTTCAGGAGCTGGACAATGCAGACAGTTATCAAGGCATCTGTAATGAGCCAGGTTCTCCCTCCTAGCACAAAATAGTCCCAAAGGTGTCCCAGGATGCCAGGCAAGCTGTAGGCCTTCTGCTTGGTGTTCAGGGACTGCTGCTTTGGGCCCTGTGGAACGTAGGCCTTGCTGCCTCTGAACCAGACCCATTTAGGGCACTGGGAAGGACCCAGCCAGCAGGGCCAGTACGAGGTCAGGATCTTGGTTTTCACTGGATCCTGCTCGCTGGGAAGGACCTGGTTCTTATTGCCACCCTTTGTGATTTTGGGGCAGACGTCCAGGCCAAGCCAGCAGAGCCAGAAGGAGGTGAGGATCTTGGCCTGCGCTGGATGCTGTTCCTTGGTAAGGACCTGGTTGTTCTGCCGGTCTTCCATCTTGATGGGGCAGGAAATCAGGCCaaaccagcagggctgggtggagGTCTGGCTCTTGGTCTtcatctgctgctcctcaggacGGGCCTGGTTTGTCTTCCTGCTCTCAGTTGCTACGGGGCAGGAGGTTAGGCCAAACCAGCAGGACCATGTGGAGAGCCTTTTCTTGGTGTCCACCAGACGCTGCTTCTCAGCAATGACCTGATTTGTCTTCCTGCCCTCATTTCCCTTGGTGCAAGTCAGGCCAAACCAACAGGGCCAGCTGGAGGTCTGGCTCTTGGTCTCCTCCGTATGGTGCTTCTGAGGAAAGAcctgatttttcttcctgtcctcaACCCTGACAGGGCAGGAGGTCAGGCCAAACCAACATGGCCAAGTGGAGGTCAGGATCTTGTTCTCCACTGGATGCTGTTCGTGGGGAAGTACctggtttttcttcctgtcctcaACCCTGACAGGGCAGGAGGTCAGgccaaaccaacacaaaaaagTGGAGGTCAGGATCTTGTTCTCCACTGGATGCTGCTCCTGAGGAAGTACCTGGGTTTTCTTCCTGTCCTCCGTCCTGACAGGGCAGGAGGTCAGGCCAAACCAGCAGGGCCAAGTGGAGGTCAGGGTCTTGGTCTCCACCGGATGCTGCTCCTCAGGAACATTCTCTTTTGGGTCCCGATTCCAGACCCAGCTGAGATAGCTGGCATAGCCAGAGCCATGTCCCACAAATGGAGACATGGTCAGAGCCATGGCCAGCAGGAGAGCCAGGCTGAGATTCATCCTGATCTCTCGCAAAGAACAATCTCAACGCACAAATGGCTGTcacccagagcagagctccagCTGTGACCACCAGGACGGAGCGGCTGCTCCACGAGTCTGAGCTGGGGGAGGCTGCCAGCGTGACATGACTAAGTCTGATGGCACGCCCTGCTCTGTGATGTCACAATGCCTTTCCCCTGCACCGCCCATAGGACTGCCAGCGTGCCCTGGTGGATTCCATGGTGGCTGCCCCTGTCATGGCcacaggtaaatctaggtaacctgtGACAATTTGTTAGACTTGGATCTCGTCAAGGCAGAGGGTCGAGGCTCAGGGAATTCCTCCATGTGCCACTCCCACAAAGCAGGAAGCCGACATGGCAGCAGACGGAAGGTTTTGGAAGCCTCCTTGGATGCCAGTTTCATGAAAGACCCTGAATAACAGCTGGATGCACTGTGCTTTTTTCTAACTCCAGCTACAGCTCCATTTTGATTTCCCATCGGCAGCACCTCCAGCCTTgcagaattaaataaaagaagcatGCTCTGCTGTCCgtctagaaaaaaatacaaatgggaTTGTTGTctgcatttcatagaattactcaggttgaaaagacttcaaagatcaagtccaatgcagcctaaccatagtaccctaactctaacaaccctctgctaaatcatatccctgagcaccacatccaaatggctcttaaacacatccagggatggcaattcaaccacctccccggggagcctattccagtacttaactaccttttctataaagaagtgattcctaacatccaacctaaacttgccctggtgcaacttgaggccatttcctttCGTCCTGTCtcttgtcactagtgagaagagacctgccccactctcgctgtaagaacctttcaggtactggaagagggcaataaggtctcccctcagcctcctttacccgagactaaacagccccagctccctcagcctctcctcgtagggctgattctccaagcccttcatcagcctcattgcccttctctgaacctgctccagtacctccatgtctttcctgtgctgaggtgcccaaacctgaacacagtactcgaggtgaggcctcaccagtgccgagtacaggggcaggatgacttccctagtcctgctcaccacacctTTCCTGATACAAACCAAGGTGCCATTGGCCCCCTTGGtcgcctgggcacactgctcgCTCATATTCGTCccactgtccatcagcacaccaaggtccctttccatcaggcagctttccagacacacctccccaagcctgtagggttgcctgcGGTggttgtgaccaaaatgcaggacctgacacttggtcCTGTTGAAACTCATGTCTTTAACCTTGGCCCACTGATTGAGTCTAGGGCCCATCGATCCAGtctataatataatatatatcatCTCATTTGGAGCGAGAgatgtg
The Coturnix japonica isolate 7356 chromosome 1, Coturnix japonica 2.1, whole genome shotgun sequence DNA segment above includes these coding regions:
- the LOC107308505 gene encoding uncharacterized protein LOC107308505, with protein sequence MNLSLALLLAMALTMSPFVGHGSGYASYLSWVWNRDPKENVPEEQHPVETKTLTSTWPCWFGLTSCPVRTEDRKKTQVLPQEQHPVENKILTSTFLCWFGLTSCPVRVEDRKKNQVLPHEQHPVENKILTSTWPCWFGLTSCPVRVEDRKKNQVFPQKHHTEETKSQTSSWPCWFGLTCTKGNEGRKTNQVIAEKQRLVDTKKRLSTWSCWFGLTSCPVATESRKTNQARPEEQQMKTKSQTSTQPCWFGLISCPIKMEDRQNNQVLTKEQHPAQAKILTSFWLCWLGLDVCPKITKGGNKNQVLPSEQDPVKTKILTSYWPCWLGPSQCPKWVWFRGSKAYVPQGPKQQSLNTKQKAYSLPGILGHLWDYFVLGGRTWLITDALITVCIVQLLKNAFFLWRRLRTGEQGPGDTDSDSSETEWDEVDNMDLNDLLHGIDAELDKMVRYLTILRQRHQNPFRCQQSINMMDVDGDC